In Dehalobacter sp., the following proteins share a genomic window:
- a CDS encoding transposase gives MSTRKNFDPEFKREITQVYLEGRRTATSLAEELGLHVNTIYKWAEQFKTDPENAFPGSGNLKPEDAELKKAQRRIKELEEEVEILKKATAYFAKNSK, from the coding sequence ATGAGTACAAGAAAGAATTTTGATCCGGAATTCAAGAGAGAAATTACCCAGGTCTATCTTGAAGGAAGAAGAACAGCTACAAGCCTAGCAGAAGAACTGGGATTGCATGTTAATACCATATATAAATGGGCTGAACAATTCAAAACAGATCCTGAAAATGCCTTCCCTGGATCAGGGAACCTCAAACCTGAAGACGCTGAGTTAAAGAAAGCCCAAAGACGTATTAAAGAACTTGAAGAAGAGGTCGAGATCCTAAAAAAAGCCACGGCATACTTCGCAAAGAACAGCAAGTAA
- a CDS encoding CarD family transcriptional regulator encodes MFQVGDQIVYPMHGVGTIEAIEEKEILGKKRIYYIVNVPQTRMQMMIPQDKAESFGIRKLVESSIFEEILENFNEGITDPLLYKNQKYCTDLNTKKMRSGDIFKGTEIIRDLTRKNLLGKLGKEDSKMLEGARNIFISELMQVRCMTKEKATDLLDSVLAANVLDVEFQEVK; translated from the coding sequence ATGTTCCAAGTTGGTGATCAGATTGTCTATCCTATGCATGGAGTGGGAACTATTGAAGCTATTGAAGAAAAAGAAATCTTGGGGAAAAAAAGAATTTACTATATTGTCAACGTACCCCAAACCAGGATGCAAATGATGATTCCCCAGGATAAAGCTGAAAGCTTTGGCATCCGGAAGCTGGTTGAATCCTCTATCTTTGAGGAGATTCTGGAAAATTTTAATGAGGGAATTACTGATCCCCTGCTTTATAAAAACCAGAAATACTGCACTGATTTAAATACGAAAAAGATGAGAAGCGGCGATATTTTCAAAGGGACAGAAATAATCCGTGATTTAACGCGAAAAAACCTCCTTGGTAAATTGGGAAAAGAAGATTCCAAAATGTTGGAGGGCGCCCGTAATATATTTATCAGTGAACTGATGCAAGTAAGATGTATGACTAAAGAGAAAGCAACAGATTTATTAGATTCAGTGTTAGCAGCCAACGTATTAGATGTAGAATTTCAGGAGGTAAAATAA
- a CDS encoding iron-containing alcohol dehydrogenase — translation MALENTHNFFIPKTNLIGVGAIKDLPNQLLSWKLSKALIVTDKNMIKLGYVENIEKILKSLFISYDIFDGILHPNPTVPFVEDGLRYFKHGWNVFKRDYKLIISIGGGTNHDCAKAIAAVAVNGGSITDYEGYNKITKPMIPLITINTTAGSAAEVTHTAIVTDNTRKVKMVITSALLTPFISVNDPIFMTTMPKEVTSSSGIDVVSHAIEAFVSTEAFPITDVLALDALRLSFEYLPRAYENGNDLEAREKMMYANIMAGLAFNSAGLGYVHAMAHQLGGFYNGAHGFNNAALLPHVFRFNSTAIPEHRILKLCEAMGTVTHRKEQAINIIIESIKHLSSVIGISEKLSMMGLKEGDIEKLANNAIKDICTLTNPRQGSVEDIINIYQAAL, via the coding sequence TTGGCCTTGGAAAATACCCATAATTTTTTTATCCCTAAAACCAATTTAATCGGCGTTGGGGCAATTAAGGATCTTCCTAATCAATTATTGTCCTGGAAATTAAGTAAAGCGTTGATTGTGACTGATAAGAATATGATCAAACTTGGGTATGTTGAAAATATTGAAAAGATACTGAAGAGTCTATTTATTTCCTACGATATTTTTGACGGGATTTTACATCCCAATCCGACAGTACCTTTTGTTGAGGACGGATTAAGATATTTTAAGCACGGCTGGAATGTCTTTAAACGAGACTATAAATTAATCATTTCTATCGGCGGCGGCACAAATCATGATTGTGCAAAAGCGATTGCTGCAGTCGCTGTAAACGGTGGCTCCATTACAGACTATGAAGGATATAACAAAATAACCAAACCGATGATCCCTCTTATTACAATCAACACAACGGCTGGTTCCGCAGCAGAAGTAACACATACCGCAATCGTCACGGACAATACAAGAAAGGTGAAAATGGTAATCACTTCAGCTTTATTGACACCGTTTATATCCGTAAACGATCCAATTTTTATGACCACGATGCCGAAGGAAGTAACATCTAGTTCTGGAATTGATGTTGTCTCGCATGCGATAGAAGCGTTTGTTTCGACAGAAGCATTTCCGATTACAGATGTTTTGGCTTTGGATGCACTGAGGTTGTCATTTGAGTACTTACCGAGAGCCTATGAGAACGGCAATGATTTGGAAGCCAGAGAAAAAATGATGTATGCAAATATTATGGCAGGACTTGCCTTTAATAGCGCCGGTCTGGGCTATGTGCATGCAATGGCGCATCAGCTGGGCGGTTTTTATAATGGGGCTCATGGATTCAATAATGCTGCTCTACTGCCTCATGTTTTTAGATTCAATTCTACGGCGATACCGGAGCATCGGATTCTGAAATTATGCGAAGCTATGGGGACGGTTACACATCGTAAGGAGCAAGCAATAAATATTATTATCGAATCGATTAAACATTTGTCTTCTGTAATTGGTATTTCCGAAAAACTATCTATGATGGGTCTTAAGGAAGGTGATATTGAAAAACTGGCCAATAATGCGATAAAAGATATTTGCACGTTAACAAACCCCAGGCAGGGATCGGTTGAAGATATCATTAATATCTACCAAGCTGCATTATAA
- the pflA gene encoding pyruvate formate-lyase-activating protein, whose protein sequence is MSGKTEEIEKTGRIHSIETLGGADGPGLRMVIFMQGCPLRCIYCHNPDTWDRNGGREFTAEALVQKAMHYRTYFGREGGVTLSGGEPLMQPLFAAELFKQLKKADINTALDTAGTIPSEDVAKVLANTDTVLLDIKMPDQERYDQYIGGSLSTTMNFLHAASAAGCRIWIRHVVVPGINDKKDDIVSLCSLIYDSGVAVERMELLPYHKMGIEKYKLLGLSYRLAEVQELGEGRLAKLLEYCLEELPELFRAIKK, encoded by the coding sequence ATGAGCGGCAAGACGGAAGAAATAGAAAAGACGGGAAGGATACACTCCATTGAGACCCTTGGAGGAGCGGATGGACCTGGATTGAGAATGGTTATTTTCATGCAGGGATGTCCATTGCGCTGTATCTATTGCCATAATCCCGATACTTGGGATAGGAATGGGGGGAGGGAGTTCACTGCGGAAGCTTTGGTGCAAAAAGCGATGCATTACCGCACTTACTTTGGCCGGGAAGGCGGTGTCACGCTTTCCGGCGGAGAGCCGCTTATGCAGCCCCTTTTTGCGGCAGAACTGTTCAAACAGCTTAAAAAGGCTGATATCAACACGGCTCTGGATACTGCCGGCACAATACCGTCGGAGGATGTAGCCAAGGTGCTGGCAAATACCGACACGGTTCTGCTGGATATCAAAATGCCGGATCAAGAGCGGTATGATCAATATATCGGAGGCAGTCTAAGTACGACAATGAATTTTCTGCATGCGGCTTCGGCGGCAGGCTGCCGGATATGGATACGGCATGTGGTAGTACCGGGCATCAACGACAAGAAAGATGATATCGTCAGCCTGTGCAGTCTTATTTATGATAGCGGAGTAGCTGTGGAACGAATGGAACTGCTACCTTATCACAAGATGGGTATTGAAAAATATAAGCTACTGGGACTGTCATACCGGCTAGCCGAGGTTCAGGAACTCGGAGAAGGAAGACTTGCCAAGCTGCTGGAGTATTGTTTGGAAGAACTGCCGGAACTGTTCCGGGCTATTAAAAAATGA
- the pflB gene encoding formate C-acetyltransferase, whose translation MMNNTGWENFKDGRWQQEIDVRDFIQANYQPYEGDETFLTEVTNRTQHILEKLSRLQKLEKEFGGVLDIDTSTVSSLLSYAPGYLDKEKELIVGIQTNRPLKRGVNPFGGINMARKACKAYGYTMDEKIEREFFYKTTHNDGVFRVYTDEMKEARRSGIITGLPDAYGRGRIIGDYRRVALYGVDRLIAGKKEDKRKKGQLLMDMENIKVSEELYKQIDFLEKLKKMAELYGFDISQPAVDFKEAVQWLYFGYLGAIKEQNGAAMSLGRVSTFLDIYAQRDIDQQRLTERQVQEIIDDFIIKLRMARHLRTPEYNELFAGDPMWITEAIGGMGEDGRTLVTKMSYRFLHTLYNLGLAPEPNLTVLWSAALPEAFKRYCAKVSIDTDSIQYENDDVMRTLYRDDYGIACCVSAMKIGKQMQYFGARCNLPKMLLMALNGGRDEITGKQVGPVSEGVKAGLLEYGDVMKRFAFYQGWLTRLYVNTMNVIHYMHDQYAYEKLQMALHDTDVERFMAFGIAGLSVVADSLSAIRYAKVRAVRNEKGLIQDFEIDGEYPRFGNDDDRVDLIAAELTEDFIGELRKTSAYRNAVHTLSVLTITSNVVYGKKTGATPDGRKKGEAFAPGANPMHNREANGALASLNSVSKLPYEACRDGISCTFSITPSTIGKNCEEQKSNLVAVLDGYFDMKAHHINVNVLNREQLIDAMEHPERYPNLTIRVSGYAVNFNKLSRQQQQEVINRTYHERL comes from the coding sequence ATGATGAATAATACAGGATGGGAAAACTTCAAAGACGGCAGATGGCAGCAGGAAATTGATGTCAGGGATTTCATACAAGCAAATTACCAGCCTTATGAAGGAGATGAAACTTTTTTAACGGAGGTAACGAACCGGACTCAGCATATTCTAGAGAAACTTTCAAGGCTGCAAAAGCTTGAGAAGGAATTCGGCGGCGTGCTGGATATCGATACCTCAACGGTTTCTTCATTGCTAAGCTATGCCCCGGGCTATCTGGACAAGGAAAAGGAACTCATCGTTGGCATTCAGACCAACAGGCCGTTAAAAAGAGGAGTCAATCCTTTTGGCGGGATCAATATGGCCAGGAAGGCCTGCAAGGCCTATGGTTATACCATGGATGAGAAAATCGAAAGAGAGTTCTTTTACAAGACGACGCACAATGACGGTGTTTTCCGTGTCTACACCGATGAAATGAAGGAAGCCCGCAGGAGCGGAATAATTACTGGACTGCCGGATGCCTATGGACGCGGAAGGATCATCGGCGACTACAGGCGTGTAGCACTATATGGCGTTGACAGGCTGATTGCAGGGAAAAAAGAAGATAAGCGTAAAAAGGGTCAGTTGCTGATGGACATGGAGAATATCAAAGTAAGCGAGGAATTGTACAAGCAGATCGATTTTTTAGAAAAGCTTAAAAAGATGGCGGAGCTTTACGGTTTCGATATATCCCAACCGGCCGTAGATTTTAAAGAGGCGGTTCAGTGGTTATATTTTGGCTATCTTGGCGCGATTAAGGAGCAGAACGGTGCCGCCATGTCCCTGGGAAGGGTTAGCACATTTCTGGATATCTATGCTCAGCGGGATATTGATCAGCAAAGATTGACTGAACGGCAGGTCCAGGAGATCATAGACGATTTCATCATTAAACTGAGAATGGCCCGGCATCTTCGGACACCAGAATACAATGAGCTTTTTGCCGGGGATCCCATGTGGATCACGGAGGCTATCGGAGGTATGGGCGAGGACGGAAGGACGCTGGTTACTAAAATGTCCTACCGTTTCTTGCATACGCTATATAATCTAGGACTGGCACCCGAGCCTAACCTAACTGTGCTGTGGTCCGCGGCGCTGCCGGAGGCTTTTAAACGTTATTGCGCCAAGGTGTCTATCGATACCGACTCTATACAGTATGAGAACGACGATGTAATGCGCACTTTATATAGGGATGACTATGGGATCGCCTGTTGCGTATCGGCGATGAAGATAGGCAAGCAAATGCAGTATTTCGGAGCACGCTGCAACCTGCCAAAGATGTTGCTTATGGCTTTAAACGGCGGAAGGGATGAAATCACCGGCAAACAGGTCGGGCCTGTATCCGAAGGGGTTAAGGCCGGTTTACTGGAATACGGGGATGTCATGAAGCGGTTCGCTTTTTATCAGGGATGGCTCACCAGGCTGTATGTTAATACCATGAATGTCATCCATTATATGCATGACCAGTATGCCTACGAAAAGCTGCAGATGGCATTGCATGACACGGATGTCGAACGCTTCATGGCTTTCGGAATCGCCGGACTTTCCGTGGTTGCGGATTCTTTGAGTGCGATTAGATATGCCAAGGTCCGGGCAGTCAGAAACGAAAAAGGCCTGATCCAGGACTTTGAAATAGATGGAGAATACCCACGGTTCGGCAATGATGACGACCGTGTGGACTTGATTGCTGCAGAGCTGACAGAGGATTTTATCGGGGAGCTGAGAAAGACGTCTGCTTACAGGAACGCCGTGCACACCCTTTCGGTGTTGACAATTACCTCCAATGTGGTCTACGGTAAAAAGACAGGTGCAACCCCGGACGGAAGGAAAAAGGGCGAAGCGTTTGCTCCCGGTGCTAATCCGATGCATAACAGAGAGGCAAACGGGGCGCTTGCATCGTTGAATTCTGTTTCAAAGCTTCCGTATGAAGCCTGCCGGGACGGGATATCCTGTACTTTTTCCATAACTCCTTCCACCATCGGCAAGAACTGTGAGGAACAGAAGAGCAACCTGGTAGCGGTCTTAGACGGTTATTTTGATATGAAGGCCCATCACATCAATGTTAACGTTTTGAACCGTGAACAACTGATTGACGCTATGGAGCATCCGGAACGTTATCCTAACCTGACGATACGCGTATCGGGTTATGCAGTCAACTTCAACAAGCTAAGCCGCCAGCAGCAGCAGGAGGTCATCAACAGGACCTACCATGAAAGGCTATGA
- a CDS encoding DUF421 domain-containing protein, whose product MNDNIIGILDIVLRSILSVIILFLLTHLLGKKQLSQLSFFDYTIGISIGSIAASLAIDNEIPYLHGILGILIYGSFVLLSSYVSRRSIRARKFLCGVPTILIQNGKLIEQNLKKARFHINEVMEECRNKGAFSISDVENAILETSGQVSIQLKAQRQPITPEDMNINTSAKGIAANLIIDGTVLKKHLSLVNRDEKWLTHELKKQKVNSAQEVLLGSLDYDGTLHIDLKNNDPVPFDVLE is encoded by the coding sequence ATGAACGATAATATCATCGGTATTTTAGATATTGTGCTCAGAAGCATACTTTCAGTTATTATCTTATTTTTGTTAACTCACTTATTGGGAAAAAAACAACTCTCTCAATTAAGTTTTTTTGATTACACAATAGGCATTTCTATTGGTTCTATTGCTGCATCTTTAGCAATCGATAATGAAATTCCTTATTTACATGGAATACTCGGAATTCTTATTTATGGTAGCTTTGTATTACTGTCTTCTTATGTATCCCGGAGAAGTATCCGTGCCAGAAAGTTTTTATGTGGAGTGCCGACAATTTTAATACAGAATGGCAAATTGATCGAACAAAACTTAAAGAAAGCCAGATTTCATATCAATGAAGTAATGGAGGAATGCAGGAACAAAGGTGCATTTAGTATTAGCGATGTAGAAAACGCAATCCTTGAGACAAGCGGCCAAGTCAGTATTCAACTTAAAGCACAAAGACAACCTATAACACCTGAAGATATGAATATAAATACTTCCGCTAAAGGCATTGCTGCCAACCTGATTATTGACGGAACAGTCTTAAAAAAACATCTCAGCCTTGTGAACCGGGATGAAAAGTGGTTAACTCATGAATTGAAGAAACAAAAGGTTAATTCGGCGCAAGAAGTATTACTGGGGTCTCTTGATTATGACGGCACATTACATATAGACCTAAAAAACAATGATCCAGTCCCTTTTGACGTACTTGAATAG